From Rhodococcus sp. B7740:
CGCGAATTCACCGACATCGCAACACGTTCGGTGCCCGGCACTGCACTACCGACCCCGACGCCGGTGTTCCCCAAGTACGAGTAGAGCGCTCCGCGCATGTGAGCGAAACTTCGTAGTGGGCTGCGAAGTTTCGCTCACGTGCGGCGAAGCCGCACTCACAAGGTCTTCTCGAGTTCCTCCAACGTGTTCTCCAGATGCGTCAGCATTCGCTGCAGGTGCGGCACACTGCGTCGGCATCCGATGAGTCCGAAGTTCAGCGAGTCGCCGTTGCTGGCGACGGTGATGTTGAGAGCCTGCCCGTCGGCCACGATGGACGCCGGGTAGATGCCGTCCAGTTTCGCGCCGTTCCAGTACAGATCCTCCTTGGATCCGGGAACGTTGGAGATGATGACGTTGAAGGGCGGCGGGGTGTAGTCGACGAATCCCGGCACCGGCCCGAACAGCAACGGAGCCATGGTGACTGCTCCCACGGCGAGCGCTTCGAGGGTGTTGAGCTCGCTCATCATCTGCTTGCCCTTGACGGTCGAATCCTTGATTCGCTCCAGCCGCGCGAGCGGATCGGATTCGTCCGTGGCGAGATTGCACAGGATGGTCGTCACCGAATTCCCGGCGTCCTTGCCGTCCCCCTCCTTGCGTAACGACACCGGAACCATTGCGATCAGCGGTTCCTCGGGCAGCGCGTTGCGATCGATGAGGTACGCGCGCAGAGCACCGGCGCACATCGCGAGCACCATGTCGTTGAGCGTGGCGTCCAGAGCCGTTCCGACCGTGCGGATCCGCTCGATCGACCAGCTCTCGGCAGCGAAGCGGCGCGCGCCACCGATGGGCACGTTGAACATGGTGCGCGGTGCCTGCAACGGCAGCTGAGCTCCTTCTTTCTTCAACGCGCGCAATCCGATTCGCGCCGAGGCCGGAGCGAAATCGACGAGGTCGCCCGCGATCTTGCGCCCCAGTGACAGCCCACTGCCCAGCTGAGCAAGCCGTCCCGGCTGCTCCTCGACGCCCTGCTTCTTGCGCTTACCGAACAGTGACGGGTCCCAGGTGGCGACTCCGCTTCGGTCGTCGGGATCGGTGGAGAGCGTGCGCTGCATGAGTTTCAATGCACTGACGCCGTCGACCAGCGAGTGATGCACCTTGGTGTACAACGCGATTCGGCCGTCCGCCAGACCCTCGATGATGTGCAGCTCCCACATCGGTCGATACCGATCGAGCGGTGCACTGTGATTGAGCGAGAGGAATTGGAACAGCTCGCGAATCCGACCGGGAGCAGGCAGCACCGTGCGGCGAACGTGGTACTCGAAATCCACGTCCGGATCGAAGGCCCAGGCCAGATTTCCCATGATCTGCACCGGACGCGCAGGGCGCTTACGGAAGAGCTCGTGTACCTCGCCGGTGGTGAACTTGCGGTGTACCTCCTCGGCGAAGTCGTGTGGATCACCGGGCGGGACGAACAACTCCAGACCGCCCACGTGCATCGGGTGCTCCCGTGACTCGGCGATCAGAAACATCGATTCCGTGATGGGCATGAGTGCCATGAGCTGTCCCTTTTCCATTTGTTTTCGGTCACGGTACGGCACCGAATGTGACTCAGAACACGACCTTACGTCCGGTCACGAAAAGCTACCCGCTATTGTCCGTTACCAGGGGTTCCAACAAGAGCGGGGTTCCGACGCACGGCGCAGATGCGCCGTGCACCGACGACGGGGATGGAGGCGACGGCTATGAATCCGGCGCTCACCGTAGTGAAATCGACCGACCCAGCAGTCACCGCACGCAGGCATTACGTCCGCGGCGCAAGCCTGCAGTCGCAGATTCTGTCCAAGGGCCTACAGCTCACTGTCCGACCGTTCCTGACGATCTGGGCGCAGACACCGTCACTTCCGTGGCCCATGGGGTTGGTCGATTACGCCGGACTGCTCGTCCCCCAGATCAGCGGCACCACCCGCAGCCGCGTCATGCTCGCCGAGTGCGACGCCGAATGGATCAGAGCCGAGGGCACCGGGTCCGATCGCGTGGTGCTCTACCTGCACGGGGGTGCCTTCGTCTGCTGCGGGCTGCGCACCCATCGCCGAATGACCTCGCGAGTGTCGAAACACGTCGACGGAGCGGTGCTGTCGGTGAACTACCGCATGATGCCGCGCAATCCGATCAGCCATGCGGTCGAGGACGGTGTCGACGCGTACCGCTTCCTCCTCGATTCCGGATACCGGCCGGAGCAGATCATCCTGGGCGGCGACTCGGCAGGCGGATACCTCGCGTTCATGGTCACCCTGGCGCTGCGTACCGTCGACTTGCCCGCGCCCGGAGGAATCTTCACCATGTCCCCCCTGACCGACATGGACCCCACCCGCAAACTCGACCACGAGAACGCGTCGAAGTGTTCGGTCTTCCCGTCCAATGCGGTTCCCGCACTCACCGCACTGGCCGATCGTGTCGATGCGCGCATCGTCGTCGACGGCGACGTGGGTCCGCGGGTGTCACCGGTCGACGGAGATCTGACCGGCCTTCCGCCGGTGCTGATCCAGGTCGGTTCGACCGAAATGGTCTATGCCGACGCCGAACTCATGGCTCAGCGACTCGCCGTCGCCGGAGTGGACTGCGAGTTGCAGGTGTACGAGGACCAGGTCCACGTGTTCCAGGCAGCCGATTTCGTCCCCGAGGCCCGCCGCGCGCTCAGAGCCATCGGCGAGTTCGCGCGGAACGTCAGCCCCCGCAGAGAAAGCTGAGATACGTTCTCCCCATGGCAGTCACAGTGAACAAGTCCGTCGACATCGACGCGGATGCAGCGGCAGTACTCGAGGTTCTCGCCGACGTCGAGGGCATTCCCTCGTGGTCCCCGGTACACAAGAAGTGCGAGGTCGTCGATCGGTTCGACGACGGCAAGCCGCACCACGTGAAGATGCAGGTCTCGATCATCGGAGTCAACGACGAACAGCTCGTCGAGTACACGTGGTCGGACAACGAGGTGTCCTGGACTCTCGTGGAGAGCAACCAACAGAAGGCCCAGGACGGCCGGTACACCCTGACTCCGAAGGGCGACGCCACCCACGTCGAATTCGAGCTGACCGTCGACCCGAAGGTCCCGCTTCCCGGCTTCCTGGTGAAGAAGGGAACCAAGACGATCCTCGAGGCCGCCACGGAGGGCCTGCGTCAGCAGGTCGTCGGCTGACGCGCTACTGCTCCTTGCGCGCAGCGAGCACTGCCTCGTAGACCTCACGCTTGGAGACGCCGTCGACCGCCACCTGGGCACAGGCGTCCTTCAACCGCATGCCCGACGCCACCAGCGCTTCCACGTCGGCAACGAGATCCTCGGGCTCCTCGGCAACGGCGACGGCTCCTTCGAGCACGACGGTGATCTCGCCGCGCACGCCTGCCCTCGACCATTCGAGCAACTCGCCGAGGCCACCGCGTCGGACTTCCTCGTAGGTCTTGGTCAGCTCCCGGCACACCGCGGCGCGGCGGTCGGAACCGAGCACGTGGACGGCGTCCTCGAGGCATGCGACGAGGCGGTGCGGTGCCTCGAAGAAGACGATGGCGCGTGGTTCGGCGCGCACCGACTGGAAGTAGCTGCGACGCTGCCCCTGCTTGCGTGGCGCGAACCCGTCGAAGCAGAACCGTTCGACGGGAAGACCGGACAGTGCAAGTGCGGTCGTCACGGCGGACGGACCGGGCAGACAGGTCACCGGCAGATCGGCGTCGACGCACGCCGCGACGAGGCGGTAGCCGGGATCGCTGACCGACGGCATCCCGGCGTCGGTGACCAACAGCACCGTCTTGCCCTCTGCCACGGCCTCGACCAGCGCCGGCAGGCGAGCCGTCTCGACCTGATCGTAGAAACTGACGACCCTGCCCGAGATCACCACGCCGAGCGAGGAAGCGAGTTGCTTGGTGCGCCGGGTGTCCTCGGCGGCGACGACATCGGCACTGCCGAGGGCGTCGCGCAGGCGCTGCGAGGCGTCACCGACGTCGCCCATCGGGGTGGCGGCAAGGATGAGCATGGCTCCAGTGTCCCGTACGCGGTGCAGCGGTTTGTCGGGCACTACCGATCAACGCCTACGATCGGTACGTGACCTTGCTGACCTCTGAGCGCTCCGGCGACCGGTCGATGGTCAGTCCCGGGCCGACCGTTGCCGCGCGCGACTGGTTCCACGACACCGATGTCCGCCGCGGTTGGATCGTCACCGTCGTCATCACCGTCATCTGCGCCATCACGCGCTTCACGATGTTGCGGTACCCCACCGATGCAGGAACCCCGGTCTTCGACGAGAAGCACTACGCGCCTCAGGGGTATCAGGTTCTCACCGGCGGCGGGCTCGAGGACAATCCGGCGTACGGGCTGGTGGTGCATCCACCGGTCGGCAAGCAGCTGATCGCCGTCGGAGAGGCGTTGTTCGGCTACAACGGGTGGGGTTGGCGTTTCTCCTCGGCCGTGGCCGGAACCCTGTTGGTACTGCTGGTCATTCGGATCGTGCGCCGGCTCGCTCGCTCGACAGTCGTCGGTGCGATCGCGGGAATTCTGCTGACCGTCGACGGCGTGACGTTCGTCAGCAGCCGGATCGGCATGCTGGACATCTTTCTCGCACTGTTCGTCACCGCGGCACTGGGCTGCTTGGTAGTCGACCGCGACGACATGCGGCGGCGACTGTCGAGAGTACGCGCCGACGGCCGAATGGACGCCAGTGTTCTGGGGCCGCGAATGGGGGTGCGCTGGTGGCGATTCGGGGCGGGCGTGATGCTGGGTCTCGCCTGCGGCACCAAGTGGTCGGGTCTGTACTTCATCGCGTTCTTCGGATTGCTGAGCGTGGCATTCGATGTGGCGGCGCGGCGCTCGTACGGCGTCGGACGCCCGTGGCGGGGAACGGCGTTGCGCGACATCGGCCCTGCGCTGTACGCGCTGGTGGTCGTCCCGATCGCGGTGTATCTGATGACCTACTGGGCGTGGTTCACCTCCGAGACCGGCGTGGACCGGCACGAGGTCGGCAACGGAATCGGTGCAGGCGGGCCGTTCTCGTTCCTTCCGGAAGCACTGCGTTCGCTCTGGTACTACAGCGGCAACGTGCTTAAATTCCATGAGGGCCTGACCAATTCGGCAGGCAACCGGC
This genomic window contains:
- a CDS encoding dolichyl-phosphate-mannose--protein mannosyltransferase, coding for MVSPGPTVAARDWFHDTDVRRGWIVTVVITVICAITRFTMLRYPTDAGTPVFDEKHYAPQGYQVLTGGGLEDNPAYGLVVHPPVGKQLIAVGEALFGYNGWGWRFSSAVAGTLLVLLVIRIVRRLARSTVVGAIAGILLTVDGVTFVSSRIGMLDIFLALFVTAALGCLVVDRDDMRRRLSRVRADGRMDASVLGPRMGVRWWRFGAGVMLGLACGTKWSGLYFIAFFGLLSVAFDVAARRSYGVGRPWRGTALRDIGPALYALVVVPIAVYLMTYWAWFTSETGVDRHEVGNGIGAGGPFSFLPEALRSLWYYSGNVLKFHEGLTNSAGNRHPWESKPWTWPMGLRPMLYYFADGESVSGCSASSCVKAIMLIGTPAMWWLALPMLAWVIWSVFVRRDWRYATVLVGYSAALLPWFTTLDRQMYYFYAVALAPFMVMGFALVLGDIIGKATASAERRGTGLLLVSLYLAVVIANFVWLWPILTAMPITPQMWQEQLWLPSWR
- a CDS encoding SRPBCC family protein, producing MAVTVNKSVDIDADAAAVLEVLADVEGIPSWSPVHKKCEVVDRFDDGKPHHVKMQVSIIGVNDEQLVEYTWSDNEVSWTLVESNQQKAQDGRYTLTPKGDATHVEFELTVDPKVPLPGFLVKKGTKTILEAATEGLRQQVVG
- the rsmI gene encoding 16S rRNA (cytidine(1402)-2'-O)-methyltransferase translates to MLILAATPMGDVGDASQRLRDALGSADVVAAEDTRRTKQLASSLGVVISGRVVSFYDQVETARLPALVEAVAEGKTVLLVTDAGMPSVSDPGYRLVAACVDADLPVTCLPGPSAVTTALALSGLPVERFCFDGFAPRKQGQRRSYFQSVRAEPRAIVFFEAPHRLVACLEDAVHVLGSDRRAAVCRELTKTYEEVRRGGLGELLEWSRAGVRGEITVVLEGAVAVAEEPEDLVADVEALVASGMRLKDACAQVAVDGVSKREVYEAVLAARKEQ
- a CDS encoding WS/DGAT/MGAT family O-acyltransferase, whose translation is MALMPITESMFLIAESREHPMHVGGLELFVPPGDPHDFAEEVHRKFTTGEVHELFRKRPARPVQIMGNLAWAFDPDVDFEYHVRRTVLPAPGRIRELFQFLSLNHSAPLDRYRPMWELHIIEGLADGRIALYTKVHHSLVDGVSALKLMQRTLSTDPDDRSGVATWDPSLFGKRKKQGVEEQPGRLAQLGSGLSLGRKIAGDLVDFAPASARIGLRALKKEGAQLPLQAPRTMFNVPIGGARRFAAESWSIERIRTVGTALDATLNDMVLAMCAGALRAYLIDRNALPEEPLIAMVPVSLRKEGDGKDAGNSVTTILCNLATDESDPLARLERIKDSTVKGKQMMSELNTLEALAVGAVTMAPLLFGPVPGFVDYTPPPFNVIISNVPGSKEDLYWNGAKLDGIYPASIVADGQALNITVASNGDSLNFGLIGCRRSVPHLQRMLTHLENTLEELEKTL
- a CDS encoding alpha/beta hydrolase, with amino-acid sequence MEATAMNPALTVVKSTDPAVTARRHYVRGASLQSQILSKGLQLTVRPFLTIWAQTPSLPWPMGLVDYAGLLVPQISGTTRSRVMLAECDAEWIRAEGTGSDRVVLYLHGGAFVCCGLRTHRRMTSRVSKHVDGAVLSVNYRMMPRNPISHAVEDGVDAYRFLLDSGYRPEQIILGGDSAGGYLAFMVTLALRTVDLPAPGGIFTMSPLTDMDPTRKLDHENASKCSVFPSNAVPALTALADRVDARIVVDGDVGPRVSPVDGDLTGLPPVLIQVGSTEMVYADAELMAQRLAVAGVDCELQVYEDQVHVFQAADFVPEARRALRAIGEFARNVSPRRES